Below is a genomic region from Flammeovirgaceae bacterium SG7u.111.
TATAGTTTAGGCTAACCTTCCACTAAGTTTCGACCAATTGATGCGTAATAAAACCCTAATTCTCTCATCTCTTCAAGATCATATAGATTTCTACCATCAAAAATTACTTTTTCCTTAAGCAACTCTGCTACTTTTGAAAAATCAGGAGTTCTAAAAAGAGACCACTCAGTGGCAACAATAAGTGCATCTGCATCTTTTAGAGTATCATAATGATCTTTTGAATAGACAATTTTATCACCTAATACCTTTTGTACATTCTCCATCGCTTCTGGGTCGTGGGCAACTATCTCTGCACCAGCTTTGACCAACTCATCAATAATATAAAGAGCAGGCGCTTCCCTTATATCATCAGTATCAGGCTTAAATGCTAATCCCCACAATGCAAACTTTTTACCTTTCAAATCATCTCCAAAGTAGGACTTTATCTTGGGCACTAAAATAGTTTTCTGCTTATTATTAACATCCATAACAGATTCTAGAATCTGAAAGGCATTTCCATGTTCTATACCCGATTTGGCCAAGGCAGATACGTCTTTGGGGAAACAGCTACCTCCATAACCAATACCTGGAAAAATGAACCTTTTCCCTATCCTTGCATCTGTACCAATCCCTATCCTAACTTTATCTACATCTGCCCCCACTTTCTCACAGAAATTGGCAATTTCATTCATAAATGTAATTTTGACAGCCAAGAATGAGTTTGCAGCATATTTAGTAAGCTCGGCAGATTTCTCATCCATAAAAATAATAGGATTTCCTTGGCGGACATATGGTTTATACAAAGCAGCCATAAGTGCCTGAGCTGTATCCGAAGAAGTACCAATAACAATACGGTCAGGCTTCATAAAATCTGAAACGGCAAACCCTTCTCTCAAAAACTCGGGGTTTGATACTACATCAAATTTGTGCTTTGCATTTTTTGCAATAGTAGCATGTACCTTGTCAGCTGTTCCTACTGGCACAGTACTTTTGTCCACAATCACCTTGTAGTCTTCCATAATGTGCCCAAGCTCATTGGCTACACCCAGTACATAAGACAGATCAGCCTCACCATCGCCTCCAGGAGGAGTCGGTAATGCCAAAAAGATAACCGATGCATGATCAACAGCTTCTTTCAGGTTTGTAGTAAATTTTAACCTTCCTGCCTTAAGGTTTCTTTCAAAAAAAACGTCGAGGTTTGGCTCATAAATCGGCACCTCTCCCGCTTTCATTTTTTCAACCTTTTCATTGTCAATATCAACACAAATGACATTATTACCAGTTTCTGCAAGGCACGTTCCTGTTACCAATCCTACATAACCAGTACCTACTACTGCTATATTCATACTATTAAAAATATATAATTAAATAAATTGGATGCTAAAATTGTTGCTAATATAGGGTAAGAAAATTACCTGATCCATCTATGGGCATGAAAGTTCAGAAAATGTTATGCTTAAACATATTTTTTATTAGCTTATCACAACATGTTTTTTAGCTGTAGAAGAGATTATTATTCAAAAAGCTCATCGTGAAAGCACCATAAATTTTCTCTTGATACTTTTTTTATCAGCAATATACTGACCCACAAGCCCATCAAGTACTTTTAGGGGAAGTGAGCCATTTCCTAAAATGAAAGAATGGAATTCGAGGGGATCAAAATCTTGCTTTAGCTGAAGCTGAGTTTTTCTTTTCAGTTGCTGAAAAAATAAATAACCTCCTAAGCAAGAGGGGGCACGCCCAGGGGCTACAATACAAGCATCTACTTGCGCTTCCGCTTCCTTTAAGCCCACACCTGTTTCATTTTGGAAAAAAGCTATTGCTTCTTCCCTAGTCATTTGGTGAAAATGAATCCTGATATCTACTACAGCTTTTGCCGCTTCTATCAATAGCTCTTGCAAACAAGCTATTTTCTCAAAATCATTTTTAGGTAGCCCTCTATCCATTGCAAGCTCTAGCCCATAGAGCGACCAACCATCCTGGTAAGCTCCAAATTCAATAGCTCGCCGGAAAGTAGGCAAAGTTTCCCGTGACTTTTGGACGGTCAACTGAAAATGCCTTCCTGGATAAATCTCCCTGTACATAAGGGCAGGAAGCTTATACATCGCCCAACTAGTAGAATCATTTTTCAGATAAAAACTTGCTTCTCTATAGCTATCCAAACTACTTGGGTAATAATATCCCCCAGTTGGGTAGCTATCTAAATAAGACGGCATTTGATTAAACAATACTGTAGAAGTTCCCACTAAAGGCAGCATTTTACCAAATTTAGATTTGGCAATAGCGACCCTGTTCTTACAAAACTCTGTTACTTTTTCAAAACTCATCCCCTTCGCATTGGCACTCCCTATTTTCTTTTCTAACCTCTCAAATACCACTTTCATAGTAATTTCGGTTGTAAAAGCCTCATCGCACAACTCTTTTATAGCGAATTGCCTACTTTCCATTTCCTCCAAAGCCATCAACTCAAGGTCTGGCACTAGGGTATCATAAGTCAATTTTTCATTCAAAAGGTGCATATAATACACATCACCATCCGTGTATTGCCATATTCCTACTTCCTCAGGAGCCTGTGTCCTCAGTGATTTCAACTTGTTTTTTAGCTCCTTAAAAGCCCGGTAGGTATTATCCTCTACTTCAATTTTCGCTTCCCACCTCAACTCTACCTTTGCCTCTTCAGGCATTTCTTCATTTTGGGCAAGCTTGAACATAAAGTCTTTAAAAAACAAACTTTCAGTTGGCTCTGGCGATATTATCGTATCAATTTGCGCAAGCATCAAGTCTATGATATGTTTTGGAGGCAACGCATCGTACACTTCCCGCACCATTAGTTGCTCTATTAGCTGGTCAATTTTAGTTGGAATCACCGAAAGCCTAGCCAAGTAATTCTCCGCATCTTCGAGATTGTTGATAATCTGAACTTCATGAAAAAATAAAGGAAGCTGTACATGCAAACCTGTGAGATGATTGGTAGGAGTTTGATAGTGAGGAAATTGTTGTTGATAAAGCTTTTGTTTGATATAATGATCCAGCACTATGGTAGAAAGTAGCTGGGACTCATCCTGTTCATATCGCTTATAACTCCGTAGCATTTCAAAATTGCGGGTAAGAACCTTTAAGTCCCGACCAAACTGACTGGTAGAAATATCATCGAGGTACTTTTCCGAATCACCCAAACCTAGCTCTGCAACATGTAACCGACTAACCAGCTCGGGTTTTTCCAAAGCATATTCCATGAACATCCTCTCAAAAAACAAGTCGATGGAAAATGGTTTGTACCAAACCAAATTTATCGCCCAAACCCCTAGGCATAAGATGCATGCTGCCAATATTCGAATAACTATTCGCCGAAGCTGTGCTTTGCGATAAATGAACATAAAACTGATTTCTTCCTTTTTTAATGAATCAACTTAGGAACGAAAACGAAAACAGGAACGTATGGGGCAAACCCTCCAAAGAAAAATTAGGCATAAAAAAAGCCAGCTGAAGTGCTGGCTTTCACATAATAATAAATATTTTTATTATAAAAGGAAGTACAGTACAGCTGCAAAACTTATCGAAATCAACATTTCAAGTAAACCTGCTCCTACATTCCTATCCTCCGCTATTTCTTTGCTCAAATCAGATTTCGGTATAATAAACTTATCGAAGAAGAACCTTACAAAGAAAATATAAACTAAAATAAGGGCTACATCCCAACCAAGGGTTGACAAATGATCTGACCAGCTCTCGAAGTCACCAGAAATAGCTTTCATGATAATAATCCCTATGGCGATAAGCCCACCCGATAGTGACAGACCTGCCGCCAAGTTATCTTTTTCTATTTCATCGTGGAAAGAATAAGGCGTGAGCTTTTCGTAAATCCAAGCAAAGATTATCAAGATGACCTGCCCTATAAAATAAAACACTACTGCCGACAACACTCCTCCTCCTTCGCCATGAATAGCTCCAGCTATTACCAGCCCTGCTGATATATACGAAGCAGCTTGCACTACTCCCGTACCTGGGTTTTTATCTTCTATAATTTCCTTATTGGTGGAAAACTTGTATAAAACCAGTTTATCGTTAATAATCCGGGCTAAATTGAGCGCCACCATACCTCCTAAAGCGTAACCTCCTACAGCTATTACATCATTCACTACTCCAGTTCCCGGACCATCTACAGCACCTAAGAAAATGATGGTAATACCTAAAAAATACCCTGCAAGCACTACTGCAACAGCAACATTATCTTCTTCAGTTAGCTGATGATTGAGGTTATAAGGCGTGGTAAGGTCAAAAACTAGTTTTGAGACCACAAAAACAACCACATATACAATGAGAAGACTGATAGCACTTAGGTATTCTTCTGGAATACTATTCAAAAAGTCCATTATTTTATAGTTAGAGGATGAATAAATTAAGCTTGAAAAAATTTAGGCATAAATTAAGGGAATAGTTCTACAGCCACAACTTTTGAGTGAGAAAAATAATAATTGAGAGGTAAAGTGGCTCCAGAGATAACTTTATCTTAGGCAGCATGCTTAGGTATTTTTACAAAAAAACGGCTTCCTTTATTTATTTCGCTTTCGCACCAAACCTCACCTTTCATTGCCTCTACATACTTTTTCACAATTGCTAGACCTAGCCCTGTAGAAGTCTCACCTCCTGTGGGCTTATTTGACAATTTGGCATAGCGGGTAAAAAGCAAGTTTTTTTCCTTTTCAGAAATCCCAGGTCCCTGATCTTCCACTTCAAACAAAACTGAATCACCTTCTGCCTGTGCCTTCACCCTTATTTTCGACCTCACTGGTGAAAACTTGATTGCATTTGAGCAAAGGTTCTCGAGCACTTGTAAAAGGTAGTTCTCATCTGCAGCACATGCTAGCCCTTCTTGTACTCTCACTTCCAAATCCATTTCTTTTTTATGGACAGGCTCGTGGGTATTTTGCCTCAGGTATTTCAATACCTCACTTACATCAACGTGATCAATATGCAAGTTTATCTTTCCTTCATTTATCGCTTCTACATCCAAAACACGGTTTATTCGCTTAGTCAAAATTTCTGTCGACTGCGTGGCTATGGTAAGTAATTGGTCGGTTGAAGCTTTGTCTTGTCCCATTTGGATCAGAGCCAATACACTTCTTATTTGGTTGAGGGGGCTTCGCAAGTCATGCGCCACCATCGCCATTATATCATCTTTTTCCTTATTCAGCTTCAGCAAATTCTCATTCTGAGTCAATATTTGGCTTTGGGCCGTCTCAATTTCCTCTTTCTGCTCTGTAAGCAATTCCTTTTGTTGGGAAAGCCTATCAGATATCGTTTTGTATTTTCTATACAAACGGAAAAGCACTGCTATAAGGATAGCGAACAAAACCACTCCTGACCCTAGAATATAATTCAGTTTCCTTTGCCCTTTCGCTAATTTAAGCTGGGATTTTTTTTCCATTTCAAGCACCTGAATCTCTTTGTCTTTCACTTCGAGCTCAAATTCCTTTCGCAACACATTCAACTGCTCCACAGACTGCTGTTTGAAAATACTATCCTCTATAGCATAATGCTCTTTCAAATATTTTAAAGCAGGCTCAATCTGACCAAGGCTTTCATAATTTTCAGAGATTATCTTTGTCAGGTCACTTAACCGTTCAAATTGAGACAGCTCACCTGCC
It encodes:
- a CDS encoding UDP-glucose/GDP-mannose dehydrogenase family protein; this encodes MNIAVVGTGYVGLVTGTCLAETGNNVICVDIDNEKVEKMKAGEVPIYEPNLDVFFERNLKAGRLKFTTNLKEAVDHASVIFLALPTPPGGDGEADLSYVLGVANELGHIMEDYKVIVDKSTVPVGTADKVHATIAKNAKHKFDVVSNPEFLREGFAVSDFMKPDRIVIGTSSDTAQALMAALYKPYVRQGNPIIFMDEKSAELTKYAANSFLAVKITFMNEIANFCEKVGADVDKVRIGIGTDARIGKRFIFPGIGYGGSCFPKDVSALAKSGIEHGNAFQILESVMDVNNKQKTILVPKIKSYFGDDLKGKKFALWGLAFKPDTDDIREAPALYIIDELVKAGAEIVAHDPEAMENVQKVLGDKIVYSKDHYDTLKDADALIVATEWSLFRTPDFSKVAELLKEKVIFDGRNLYDLEEMRELGFYYASIGRNLVEG
- a CDS encoding DUF885 domain-containing protein, encoding MFIYRKAQLRRIVIRILAACILCLGVWAINLVWYKPFSIDLFFERMFMEYALEKPELVSRLHVAELGLGDSEKYLDDISTSQFGRDLKVLTRNFEMLRSYKRYEQDESQLLSTIVLDHYIKQKLYQQQFPHYQTPTNHLTGLHVQLPLFFHEVQIINNLEDAENYLARLSVIPTKIDQLIEQLMVREVYDALPPKHIIDLMLAQIDTIISPEPTESLFFKDFMFKLAQNEEMPEEAKVELRWEAKIEVEDNTYRAFKELKNKLKSLRTQAPEEVGIWQYTDGDVYYMHLLNEKLTYDTLVPDLELMALEEMESRQFAIKELCDEAFTTEITMKVVFERLEKKIGSANAKGMSFEKVTEFCKNRVAIAKSKFGKMLPLVGTSTVLFNQMPSYLDSYPTGGYYYPSSLDSYREASFYLKNDSTSWAMYKLPALMYREIYPGRHFQLTVQKSRETLPTFRRAIEFGAYQDGWSLYGLELAMDRGLPKNDFEKIACLQELLIEAAKAVVDIRIHFHQMTREEAIAFFQNETGVGLKEAEAQVDACIVAPGRAPSCLGGYLFFQQLKRKTQLQLKQDFDPLEFHSFILGNGSLPLKVLDGLVGQYIADKKSIKRKFMVLSR
- a CDS encoding DUF350 domain-containing protein — translated: MDFLNSIPEEYLSAISLLIVYVVVFVVSKLVFDLTTPYNLNHQLTEEDNVAVAVVLAGYFLGITIIFLGAVDGPGTGVVNDVIAVGGYALGGMVALNLARIINDKLVLYKFSTNKEIIEDKNPGTGVVQAASYISAGLVIAGAIHGEGGGVLSAVVFYFIGQVILIIFAWIYEKLTPYSFHDEIEKDNLAAGLSLSGGLIAIGIIIMKAISGDFESWSDHLSTLGWDVALILVYIFFVRFFFDKFIIPKSDLSKEIAEDRNVGAGLLEMLISISFAAVLYFLL
- a CDS encoding tetratricopeptide repeat-containing sensor histidine kinase, with amino-acid sequence MKKILLLMLLSFSSLIALCQIDSLHGELAKNPELKSELYFKLVDEYWGKDLDSTLAYLRLAQSSAEMEGNGDVYILSIKDKAVAFQDAGEADSSIYYFNLLEKESANIEVKLNTKAKVYYTLGSHLATKSHYFQSIKYLDTAAYTALQNSDSLLYADILNKKGTANNNMGRETNALELYLEAMDIYKLLGDEDMYGKTINNVAVVFKKSGEYNKALLYYDKAIESSIARGDSIGVAIARVNRGLLKRDLGKYDEAFDDMHYALKQFKNTSFTYGISAAMHNLGEIHLAANNFDSALYFIDKSQEIAISFENNELVANNYQAKAKLYKSAGDFNVSNVFAMRGYNMAGELSQFERLSDLTKIISENYESLGQIEPALKYLKEHYAIEDSIFKQQSVEQLNVLRKEFELEVKDKEIQVLEMEKKSQLKLAKGQRKLNYILGSGVVLFAILIAVLFRLYRKYKTISDRLSQQKELLTEQKEEIETAQSQILTQNENLLKLNKEKDDIMAMVAHDLRSPLNQIRSVLALIQMGQDKASTDQLLTIATQSTEILTKRINRVLDVEAINEGKINLHIDHVDVSEVLKYLRQNTHEPVHKKEMDLEVRVQEGLACAADENYLLQVLENLCSNAIKFSPVRSKIRVKAQAEGDSVLFEVEDQGPGISEKEKNLLFTRYAKLSNKPTGGETSTGLGLAIVKKYVEAMKGEVWCESEINKGSRFFVKIPKHAA